The following are from one region of the Nitrospirae bacterium CG2_30_53_67 genome:
- a CDS encoding sulfate adenylyltransferase, which translates to MSKLVQPHGGKGLKPLLIKGKELDEAKKKAKSLTQVRTVSRETGDLIMLGIGGFTPLDGFMTKADWKGVCENYKMANGLFWPIPITLSTNKGQADSIKEGEEIALVDEESGELMGSMVVKEKYEMTKKDKEFECKHVFKTTDMEHPGVAKVMEQGDVNLAGPVKVFSEGEFPKKYPGIYMSPAETRKIFEDKGWSTVAAFQTRNPMHRSHEYLAKIAIEVCDGVLIHQLLGKLKAGDIPADVRSKAIGTLIEKYFVKDTVIQAGYPLDMRYAGPREALLHALFRQNYGCSHLIVGRDHAGVGDYYGPFDAHHIFDEIPKDALETKPLKIDWTFYCKKCDGMASMRTCCHGKEDRMLLSGTKLRKMLSEGEEVPDHFSRPEVLKILREYYAGLTDKVEIKLHKAATGE; encoded by the coding sequence ATGTCCAAATTGGTTCAACCGCATGGCGGGAAAGGTTTAAAACCCCTTCTGATCAAGGGTAAAGAGCTCGATGAGGCCAAGAAAAAGGCCAAATCGCTGACACAGGTCCGGACGGTCTCCCGGGAGACCGGAGATCTCATCATGCTCGGCATCGGCGGCTTCACCCCGCTCGACGGATTCATGACCAAGGCCGATTGGAAAGGGGTCTGCGAAAATTACAAGATGGCAAACGGCCTCTTCTGGCCCATTCCCATCACCCTTTCCACCAACAAAGGTCAAGCCGATTCCATCAAAGAGGGAGAAGAGATCGCCCTGGTGGATGAAGAGTCCGGGGAACTCATGGGCTCCATGGTCGTGAAAGAAAAATATGAGATGACCAAGAAGGACAAGGAGTTCGAATGCAAGCACGTCTTTAAAACCACGGACATGGAGCATCCGGGCGTGGCCAAGGTCATGGAACAGGGAGACGTCAATCTGGCCGGCCCGGTCAAGGTCTTCAGTGAAGGCGAATTCCCAAAAAAATATCCGGGCATCTACATGTCCCCGGCCGAGACCCGAAAGATCTTCGAGGATAAGGGATGGAGCACGGTAGCGGCATTTCAGACCCGGAATCCCATGCACCGGTCCCACGAATACCTGGCCAAGATCGCCATCGAAGTCTGCGACGGGGTTCTCATCCATCAACTGCTCGGCAAACTGAAAGCCGGTGATATTCCCGCCGATGTCCGGAGCAAGGCCATCGGAACCTTGATTGAAAAATATTTTGTCAAGGACACGGTCATCCAGGCCGGGTATCCGCTGGATATGCGGTATGCAGGGCCGCGTGAGGCGCTTCTCCATGCCCTGTTCCGTCAGAATTACGGATGCAGCCACCTGATCGTCGGACGTGACCATGCCGGCGTGGGCGACTACTACGGCCCCTTCGATGCCCATCATATCTTTGACGAGATCCCCAAGGATGCGCTGGAGACCAAACCCTTGAAAATCGACTGGACCTTCTACTGCAAGAAGTGCGACGGCATGGCCTCCATGAGAACCTGCTGCCACGGCAAGGAAGACCGCATGCTCCTTTCCGGCACCAAGCTCCGGAAGATGCTTTCCGAAGGTGAAGAGGTCCCGGATCATTTCAGCCGGCCCGAGGTTCTTAAAATCCTCCGAGAGTACTATGCCGGCCTGACTGATAAGGTCGAGATCAAGCTGCATAAGGCGGCCACGGGCGAATAA
- a CDS encoding heterodisulfide reductase subunit A: protein MEKKLGVYICTGCEIGSSLNIEAMNKVATQEHKAPVCRNHAAFCSDEGAQIIKDDIEKEGVNTVVIAACSPRMMTDVFDFGPGLIQERVNLREQVVWSQPANHEDTQMMAEDYIRMGIAKAKKMELAEPHIEPIDRTILVVGGGITGMKAALEASWTNHKVVLVEKTERLGGFARKLYKQFPKSGAFDKLQDPEYSSLIQQIEADKNIEVILSSTMENISGQPGLYTAAIKKQSGETLERKIGAIILAAGFRPYEAEKLGRLGYGLSPNVITNVQMEEIASKNNGKILRPSDGKTARNVVFIQCAGSRDPDHLPYCSSVCCMTSLKQAEYVRLSDPHATATILYKDMRTPGQYEHYYKKAQADDGIFLTKGEVVSVGSGQGGNLTVEVDNTLLGRKITVEADLLVLATGMKPATALTMNPEEVAQAVQEAKKAQESGTLGKPFREEDVGKPSILNLNYRRGGELPHLIYGFPDSHYICFPYETQRTGIYAAGTVRAPLDTEACQTDATGAVLKAIQCLELTSQGKAVHPRAGDQTFPEFFLQRCTQCKRCTEECPFGVLDEDEKGTPKPNPYRCRRCGVCMGACPERLISFKDYSVDIISSMIKAVEVPEPDDEKPRVLCFICENDAFPAVDMAGLKRLQYNSSVRFIPLRCLGSTNLVWIADSLSRGMDGIILIGCKHGDDYQCHFIKGSELANYRLEKVQETLDRLHLESDRIQVHQLSINEYDKIPEIVNSMMETIDKVGFNPFKGF, encoded by the coding sequence ATGGAGAAGAAACTTGGGGTTTACATCTGCACCGGCTGTGAGATCGGGTCATCCCTCAATATCGAGGCGATGAACAAGGTCGCGACCCAAGAGCACAAGGCGCCGGTATGCAGGAATCACGCGGCATTCTGCAGCGACGAAGGGGCGCAAATCATCAAGGATGACATCGAGAAGGAAGGGGTGAACACCGTGGTCATCGCGGCCTGCTCGCCCAGGATGATGACCGATGTCTTCGATTTCGGGCCGGGGCTGATTCAGGAGAGGGTCAATCTTCGCGAACAGGTGGTCTGGTCTCAGCCGGCCAATCATGAAGATACCCAGATGATGGCCGAGGACTATATCCGGATGGGGATCGCCAAGGCCAAAAAGATGGAGCTTGCAGAGCCGCACATCGAACCCATTGACCGGACCATCCTGGTCGTCGGCGGCGGAATCACCGGCATGAAGGCCGCCCTGGAGGCCTCATGGACCAACCATAAGGTCGTGCTCGTGGAGAAGACCGAGCGTCTCGGCGGCTTCGCAAGAAAGCTGTACAAGCAGTTCCCCAAATCCGGCGCCTTTGACAAACTTCAGGATCCGGAGTACAGCTCGCTGATTCAACAGATAGAGGCGGATAAGAATATCGAGGTGATCCTTTCCTCCACCATGGAGAACATCTCCGGGCAGCCCGGGCTCTACACGGCCGCCATTAAGAAACAAAGCGGCGAAACCTTGGAAAGGAAAATCGGGGCCATTATCCTAGCCGCGGGCTTCCGCCCGTATGAGGCCGAAAAACTCGGCCGCCTCGGTTACGGTCTGAGCCCCAACGTCATCACCAACGTCCAGATGGAGGAGATCGCTTCCAAGAACAACGGAAAGATCCTGCGGCCGTCGGACGGAAAGACGGCCAGAAACGTGGTTTTCATCCAATGCGCCGGATCCCGGGATCCCGATCATCTCCCCTACTGCTCTTCGGTCTGCTGCATGACCTCCCTGAAACAGGCCGAGTACGTCCGTCTGAGCGATCCCCATGCCACGGCCACGATCCTCTACAAGGATATGCGGACCCCGGGCCAGTACGAACATTACTACAAAAAGGCCCAAGCCGACGACGGGATTTTCCTGACCAAGGGAGAGGTGGTCTCGGTCGGAAGCGGCCAGGGCGGGAATCTTACCGTCGAGGTGGACAATACCCTGCTCGGCCGGAAGATCACCGTGGAGGCCGACCTCCTGGTGCTTGCCACGGGGATGAAGCCCGCCACGGCGCTAACCATGAATCCGGAAGAGGTGGCCCAGGCCGTCCAGGAAGCGAAAAAGGCCCAGGAGTCCGGCACGCTGGGAAAGCCGTTCCGGGAAGAGGACGTGGGGAAACCTTCGATCCTGAATCTAAACTATCGGCGCGGCGGAGAACTCCCCCATCTGATTTACGGCTTCCCGGATTCCCACTATATTTGTTTTCCCTACGAGACCCAACGGACCGGCATCTATGCGGCGGGAACGGTACGCGCCCCGCTGGACACGGAGGCCTGTCAGACCGATGCAACCGGCGCCGTGCTCAAGGCCATCCAGTGCCTGGAGTTGACCTCCCAGGGCAAGGCGGTCCACCCGAGAGCCGGAGATCAGACCTTCCCCGAATTCTTCCTCCAGCGCTGCACTCAGTGCAAGCGCTGTACCGAAGAATGCCCCTTCGGCGTCCTCGATGAGGACGAAAAGGGAACGCCCAAACCCAACCCGTACCGCTGCCGGCGCTGCGGCGTTTGCATGGGGGCCTGCCCGGAGAGGCTCATCTCCTTCAAGGACTATAGTGTGGATATCATCTCCTCCATGATCAAGGCCGTCGAGGTTCCGGAACCGGATGATGAAAAGCCGCGCGTCCTCTGCTTCATCTGCGAGAACGACGCCTTCCCGGCTGTGGATATGGCCGGGCTGAAGAGGCTTCAGTACAATTCCTCGGTCCGGTTCATCCCTCTGCGGTGCCTCGGGAGCACCAACCTGGTCTGGATCGCGGATTCGCTTTCGAGAGGCATGGACGGGATCATCCTGATCGGCTGCAAGCACGGGGATGACTACCAATGCCACTTCATCAAGGGGAGCGAGCTGGCGAATTACAGGCTCGAGAAGGTCCAGGAGACGCTGGACCGGCTTCATCTCGAATCCGACAGGATCCAGGTCCATCAGCTCTCCATCAATGAATACGACAAGATCCCGGAGATCGTCAACTCCATGATGGAGACCATTGACAAAGTGGGATTCAATCCCTTCAAGGGATTCTAA
- a CDS encoding heterodisulfide reductase subunit A, translated as MAEEKRILVVGGGISGMTTAIEAAEAGYKTVIVEKNPYLGGRVAQMNKYFPKLCPPYCGMEINFRRIRPNRNIRYYTLAQVDKVTGGDGSYQVSVKVQPRYVNAKCTACGKCVEACPVERLNDFNLGMDKTKAIYLPHEMAFPMRYVIDMSVCKGKACAKCVAACAYNAIDLEMKPETVDLNVGAMVLATGWNPYDAAKIDNLEFGKYKNVVTNVMMERLAAPNGPTGGKIQRPSDGKAPESIAFVQCAGSRDENHMAHCSSICCLATFKHIAYLHELNPNAQAYMFYIDLRAQGKYEKFVQTVSAQPNTTLIKGKVAKITEDPATGKLTVTAENAVTGEKVHQTVDLVVLATGMDPTAREGRLPVAVEQDISGFIVSNGTGIISTGVARKPTDVASCTQDATGAALKAIQSIVRR; from the coding sequence TGTCGAGAAAAACCCCTATCTGGGCGGACGGGTGGCCCAGATGAACAAATACTTCCCCAAGCTCTGCCCGCCTTACTGCGGCATGGAGATCAACTTCCGGCGGATCCGCCCCAATCGAAACATCAGATATTACACGCTGGCACAGGTGGACAAGGTGACCGGCGGTGACGGCAGCTATCAGGTGAGCGTCAAGGTTCAGCCCCGTTATGTGAACGCCAAGTGCACGGCCTGCGGCAAGTGCGTAGAGGCCTGCCCGGTGGAGCGTCTCAACGACTTCAACCTCGGCATGGACAAGACCAAGGCGATCTACCTCCCCCACGAGATGGCCTTCCCCATGCGGTACGTGATCGATATGAGCGTTTGCAAGGGAAAGGCCTGCGCAAAATGCGTCGCAGCCTGCGCCTACAACGCCATTGACCTGGAGATGAAACCCGAGACCGTGGACCTGAATGTCGGGGCCATGGTCCTCGCCACCGGATGGAACCCTTATGATGCCGCGAAGATCGACAATCTCGAATTCGGCAAATACAAAAACGTCGTCACCAACGTGATGATGGAGCGTCTGGCCGCTCCCAACGGTCCGACCGGCGGCAAGATCCAGAGACCTTCGGACGGCAAAGCGCCCGAATCCATCGCCTTTGTCCAGTGCGCGGGTTCCAGGGATGAGAACCACATGGCCCACTGCTCTTCAATCTGCTGCCTCGCGACCTTCAAGCATATCGCCTACCTCCACGAACTCAATCCGAACGCACAGGCTTATATGTTCTATATCGATCTTCGGGCCCAAGGAAAGTACGAAAAGTTCGTGCAGACCGTGTCCGCCCAGCCGAACACCACGCTGATCAAAGGCAAGGTCGCAAAGATCACAGAAGACCCGGCAACCGGCAAGCTTACGGTGACGGCCGAGAACGCCGTGACCGGGGAGAAGGTGCACCAGACCGTGGACCTGGTCGTTCTCGCCACGGGCATGGATCCGACGGCAAGAGAAGGGAGACTTCCCGTTGCAGTCGAACAGGACATAAGCGGTTTTATCGTCTCTAACGGGACGGGGATCATTTCTACGGGCGTCGCCAGGAAGCCCACGGACGTGGCCTCCTGCACACAGGACGCCACCGGGGCCGCGCTCAAGGCGATTCAAAGCATCGTAAGGAGATAA